In the Mauremys mutica isolate MM-2020 ecotype Southern chromosome 13, ASM2049712v1, whole genome shotgun sequence genome, one interval contains:
- the TNNC2 gene encoding troponin C, skeletal muscle isoform X3, translating to MIAEFKAAFDMFDADGGGDISTKELGTVMRMLGQTPTKEELDAIIEEVDEDGSGTIDFEEFLVMMVRQMKEDAKGKSEEELAECFRIFDKNADGYIDAEELTEIFRASGESVTEEEIEELMKDGDKNNDGRIDFDEFLKMMEGVQ from the exons ATGATTGCGG agttCAAGGCCGCCTTCGACATGTTCGACGCGGACGGCGGCGGGGACATCAGCACCAAGGAGCTGGGCACCGTCATGCGCATGCTGGGGCAGACTCCCACCAAGGAGGAGCTGGATGCCATCATTGAGGAGGTGGATGAAGACG GCAGTGGCACCATTGACTTCGAAGAGTTCCTGGTCATGATGGTGCGGCAGATGAAGGAGGATGCCAAGGGCAAGTCGGAGGAGGAGCTGGCAGAGTGCTTCCGCATCTTCGACAA GAACGCGGATGGGTACATCGATGCCGAAGAGCTGACCGAGATTTTCCGAGCCTCTGGGGAGAGCGTGACTGAGGAGGAGATTGAGGAGCTCATGAAAGACGGGGACAAAAACAATGACGGACGCATCGACTTTGATG agttcctgaagatgatGGAAGGTGTGCAGTAA
- the TNNC2 gene encoding troponin C, skeletal muscle isoform X1, translated as MGLRKRWSWTTDQQAEARSFLSEEMIAEFKAAFDMFDADGGGDISTKELGTVMRMLGQTPTKEELDAIIEEVDEDGSGTIDFEEFLVMMVRQMKEDAKGKSEEELAECFRIFDKNADGYIDAEELTEIFRASGESVTEEEIEELMKDGDKNNDGRIDFDEFLKMMEGVQ; from the exons ATGGGGCTGAGGAAGCGCTGGAGCTGG ACGACGGACCAGCAGGCGGAAGCGCGGTCCTTCCTCAGCGAGGAAATGATTGCGG agttCAAGGCCGCCTTCGACATGTTCGACGCGGACGGCGGCGGGGACATCAGCACCAAGGAGCTGGGCACCGTCATGCGCATGCTGGGGCAGACTCCCACCAAGGAGGAGCTGGATGCCATCATTGAGGAGGTGGATGAAGACG GCAGTGGCACCATTGACTTCGAAGAGTTCCTGGTCATGATGGTGCGGCAGATGAAGGAGGATGCCAAGGGCAAGTCGGAGGAGGAGCTGGCAGAGTGCTTCCGCATCTTCGACAA GAACGCGGATGGGTACATCGATGCCGAAGAGCTGACCGAGATTTTCCGAGCCTCTGGGGAGAGCGTGACTGAGGAGGAGATTGAGGAGCTCATGAAAGACGGGGACAAAAACAATGACGGACGCATCGACTTTGATG agttcctgaagatgatGGAAGGTGTGCAGTAA
- the ACOT8 gene encoding acyl-coenzyme A thioesterase 8 isoform X2, protein MAASTSAGGFRVLAAGAGAESPGSGDVPEGEQPAPPGDLRSVLVTSVLSLEPLDLDLFRGRHYWVPVTRRLFGGQIVGQALVAAAKAVSEDVHAHSLHCYFVRAGDPTVPVLYQVERTRTGKSFSVRSVKAIQHGKPILICQASFQQSQESPVQHQFTMPTVPPPEELLTQEELIQKYLQDPNLVEKYRLGLNKILAQEVPVEIKPVNPPEILCQLPQEPKQLFWVRARGYIGECDMKLHCCVAAYISDYAFLGTALLPHRQHPVKFMVSLDHSMWFHTPFRADHWMLYECESPWAGGCRGLVHGRLWRRDGVLAVTCAQEGVIRVKQSPAESKL, encoded by the exons ATGGCGGCCTCCACGAGCGCCGGCGGCTTCCGGGTTCTAGCGGCGGGGGCCGGAGCCGAGTCTCCCGGGAGCGGGGACGTGCCCGAGGGGGAGCAGCCGGCGCCCCCCGGCGACCTGCGCAGCGTCCTGGTCACCAGcgtcctcagcctggagcccctggacctGGATCTGTTCAG GGGGAGGCACTACTGGGTCCCTGTCACACGGAGGCTGTTCGGCGGGCAGATAGTGGGCCAGGCTCTGGTGGCAGCTGCCAAGGCCGTGAGTGAGGACGTCCATGCCCACTCCCTGCACTGTTACTTTGTGCGAGCAG GGGATCCCACGGTGCCAGTTCTATACCAGGTGGAGCGCACACGCACAGGGAAGAGCTTCTCTGTTCGCTCAGTGAAGGCAATTCAACATGGGAAGCCAATCCTCATCTGCCAGGCCTCCTTCCAGCAGAGCCAGGAGAGCCCCGTTCAGCACCAGTTCACCATGCCTACTGTGCCGCCTCCGGAGGAGCTGCTGACTCAAGAAGAGCTAATTCAGAAATACCTGCA GGATCCCAACTTGGTGGAGAAATACAGGCTGGGACTCAACAAGATTCTGGCCCAGGAGGTGCCAGTTGAGATCAAGCCTGTGAACCCACCGGAGATACTCTGCCAGCTGCCTCAGGAGCCCAAGCAGCTGTTCTGGGTTCGGGCACGAGGCTATATTG GAGAGTGCGATATGAAGCTGCACTGCTGCGTGGCTGCCTACATCTCCGACTATGCCTTCctgggcacagctctgctcccgcACCGGCAGCATCCTGTCAAGTTCATGGTGTCCCTCGACCACTCCATGTGGTTCCACACCCCCTTCCGAGCTGACCACTGGATGCTGTACGAGTGTGAGAGCCCCTGGGCCG GTGGGTGCCGAGGGCTGGTGCATGGGCGGCTGTGGCGCAGGGATGGAGTCCTGGCTGTCACCTGCGCACAGGAAGGAGTCATCAGAGTGAAGCAGAGCCCAGCTGAGAGCAAACTGTAG
- the SNX21 gene encoding sorting nexin-21, whose protein sequence is MASRLLHRLRHALAGEGEGDREGQGGGGSEAEEFPESSELEDDTDGLSTRLSGTLSFTSNEEEEAAEENEDDAASQELGDLCELGLPKNPGAMENGDPSPAPAERQGSNLLTRQLQDFWRRSRSSLVPQRLLFEVTSASVVSERSSKYVLYTIYLIRSGQFDKAPAAIARRYSDFERLNRRLRHQFGCDMAGVSFPRKRLRRNFTAETIAKRSRAFEQFLSHLHSITEIRRSSDFLEFFFLRDLQAAQRLTCTGMYREALATWSNAYRLQDRLGVCNSGRFLLTLAGLVVCHQELDELSEAHCYCQQALQLLEAQDSHPLLEPFLQAHVHLSWKVGKDKRQSEARLQGLLGAGVALQQQPTLKEFLIKEALD, encoded by the exons ATGGCCTCCCGCCTCCTGCACCGCCTGCGGCACGCCCTGGCTGGAGAGGGCGAGGGTGACCGGGAGGGGCAGGGCGGAGGCGGCTCAGAGGCGGAGGAATTCCCAGAGAGCTCCGAACTGGAGGATGACACTGACGGGCTGTCCACACGGCTTAGCGGCACCCTGAGCTTCACCAgtaatgaggaggaggaggcggcagagGAGAATGAGGATGATGCCGCTAGCCAGGAGCTGGGGGATCTGTGTGAGCTGGGGCTGCCCAAGAACCCTGGAGCCATGGAGAATGGAG ATCCGAGCCCCGCTCCAGCTGAGCGCCAGGGCAGTAACCTACTGACACGCCAGCTCCAGGACTTCTGGAGGAGATCGCGCAGCAGCCTTGTTCCCCAGCGGCTGCTCTTCGAGGTCACCAGCGCCAGCGTCGTCAGTGAGCGCTCCTCCAAATATGTG CTCTACACCATCTACCTGATCCGCTCCGGCCAGTTTGACAAGGCCCCTGCTGCCATTGCCCGGCGCTACTCGGACTTTGAGAGACTGAACCGGCGCCTGCGCCACCAGTTTGGCTGCGACATGGCGGGCGTCTCCTTCCCCAGGAAGAGGCTACGCAGGAACTTCACAGCAGAAACCATCGCCAAGCGGAGCCGGGCCTTTGAGCAGTTCCTGTCCCACCTGCACTCCATCACCGAGATCCGCCGCTCCTCCGACTTCCTGGAGTTCTTCTTCCTGCGCGAcctgcaggcagcccagcgcCTCACCTGCACCGGCATGTACCGCGAGGCCCTGGCCACCTGGAGCAACGCCTACCGGCTCCAGGACAGGCTGGGCGTCTGCAACTCGGGCCGCTTCCTCCTCACGCTGGCCGGCCTGGTGGTTTGCCACCAGGAGCTGGACGAGCTGAGTGAGGCTCATTGCTACTGCCagcaggctctgcagctcctggaggcCCAAGACAGCCACCCCTTGCTGGAGCCCTTCCTTCAGGCCCACGTCCACCTGTCCTGGAAGGTGGGGAAAGACAAGCGCCAGTCGGAGGCCAGGCTGCAGGGGCTGCTCGGGGCGGGggtggctctgcagcagcagcccacCCTGAAGGAGTTCTTGATCAAGGAGGCTTTGGACTGa
- the TNNC2 gene encoding troponin C, skeletal muscle isoform X2: MTTDQQAEARSFLSEEMIAEFKAAFDMFDADGGGDISTKELGTVMRMLGQTPTKEELDAIIEEVDEDGSGTIDFEEFLVMMVRQMKEDAKGKSEEELAECFRIFDKNADGYIDAEELTEIFRASGESVTEEEIEELMKDGDKNNDGRIDFDEFLKMMEGVQ, encoded by the exons ATG ACGACGGACCAGCAGGCGGAAGCGCGGTCCTTCCTCAGCGAGGAAATGATTGCGG agttCAAGGCCGCCTTCGACATGTTCGACGCGGACGGCGGCGGGGACATCAGCACCAAGGAGCTGGGCACCGTCATGCGCATGCTGGGGCAGACTCCCACCAAGGAGGAGCTGGATGCCATCATTGAGGAGGTGGATGAAGACG GCAGTGGCACCATTGACTTCGAAGAGTTCCTGGTCATGATGGTGCGGCAGATGAAGGAGGATGCCAAGGGCAAGTCGGAGGAGGAGCTGGCAGAGTGCTTCCGCATCTTCGACAA GAACGCGGATGGGTACATCGATGCCGAAGAGCTGACCGAGATTTTCCGAGCCTCTGGGGAGAGCGTGACTGAGGAGGAGATTGAGGAGCTCATGAAAGACGGGGACAAAAACAATGACGGACGCATCGACTTTGATG agttcctgaagatgatGGAAGGTGTGCAGTAA